A window of the Dioscorea cayenensis subsp. rotundata cultivar TDr96_F1 chromosome 14, TDr96_F1_v2_PseudoChromosome.rev07_lg8_w22 25.fasta, whole genome shotgun sequence genome harbors these coding sequences:
- the LOC120275218 gene encoding salt tolerance receptor-like cytoplasmic kinase 1: MALALAIALASAAALILISGALASIVYFRRGCFLRGGDHQPADLERGTSTSRVADGPDPSIGTKDSPRRFHWSEIETLTRNFTSPVIGEGGFSTVYLSAHSSAVKVLLSSERLHRAFRLELDVLLRLHHPHIVRLLGFCDDRDGERGALVFEYIPNGSLHEKLHETLTPLSWSQRVSIAYKLATAMDYLHDGCDLQIVHGDIKASNVLLGEQLEPKLCDFGSARMGFSAAVQPRDAAHMVGSPGYVDPHYLRTGIVSKKSDVYSFGVLLLELITGGEAFCSEKEQLLTARMAPLLQNTARTLPEIMDPKLGMEYDAGEAAAMAAMAALCVGAQPSLRPSMADVLRLMKEKVVSASLSDSISAVDLEKSKL, translated from the exons ATGGCGCTTGCCCTAGCGATCGCCCTTGCCTCCGCCGCGGCGCTCATCCTCATCTCCGGCGCTCTCGCCTCCATCGTCTACTTCCGCCGCGGCTGCTTCCTCCGGGGCGGTGATCACCAGCCTGCCGATCTCGAACGGGGAACCTCAACCTCCAGAGTCGCCGACGGCCCGGATCCGTCGATCGGCACCAAGGACTCCCCCCGCCGCTTCCACTGGTCGGAGATCGAAACCCTCACTCGAAATTTCACCTCGCCGGTGATCGGTGAGGGCGGGTTCAGCACCGTCTACCTCTCCGCCCATTCCTCCGCCGTCAAAGTCCTCCTCAGCAGCGAGCGTCTTCACCGCGCCTTCCGCCTCGAGCTCGACGTCCTCCTCCGTCTCCACCACCCCCACATCGTCCGCCTCCTCGGCTTCTGCGACGATCGAG ATGGAGAAAGAGGCGCTCTCGTCTTTGAGTACATCCCCAATGGAAGCCTCCACGAGAAGCTTCACGAAACCCTAACCCCTCTCTCTTGGTCTCAGCGCGTCTCCATCGCGTACAAGCTCGCAACCGCCATGGATTACCTCCACGACGGATGCGATCTCCAGATCGTCCACGGTGACATCAAGGCCTCCAACGTGCTTCTCGGCGAGCAACTAGAGCCCAAGCTCTGTGACTTCGGCTCCGCTCGCATGGGCTTCTCCGCCGCCGTCCAGCCCCGTGACGCCGCCCACATGGTGGGCTCTCCCGGGTACGTAGATCCTCACTATCTCCGCACCGGCATCGTCTCCAAGAAGAGCGATGTCTATAGCTTCGGCGTGCTTTTGCTGGAGCTTATCACCGGCGGCGAGGCCTTCTGCTCGGAAAAGGAGCAGTTGCTGACGGCGAGGATGGCGCCGCTGTTGCAAAACACGGCAAGGACATTACCGGAGATAATGGATCCAAAGCTTGGTATGGAGTATGACGCTGGTGAGGCGGCGGCGATGGCCGCCATGGCCGCGCTTTGCGTCGGCGCGCAGCCCAGTCTCCGGCCATCCATGGCTGACGTGCTTCGTTTGATGAAAGAGAAGGTTGTTTCCGCATCTCTTTCTGATTCAATCTCAGCCGTTGATCTCGAGAAATCTAAATTGTAA